A stretch of DNA from Mesorhizobium onobrychidis:
GCTCTTCAGTAGGCGGATCCGGATCCGCACCGGCCGCAAGCAGCAATCCGCCGCGTTTCGTCAGGACACGAAACACGATGAGGACCAGAAGGTGGTATGCAAACGATCACGACAGTTATCCATCTGATTTTCTTTTGGTGTTGAACAGCGAACACGGTAGCGGTTCACACATCGCTTGTCGCAGCACCAGTGGGCGGCATTCGAACAAGCGCCTCAGCCAAGCCCGCGTCCGGGCCAATGGCGCGGCTGCGGCTCATACCAAAGCGATGGCCGCGCGCCCGATGGCGTCGTTGCCATCAATCCGCAGCGCGAATAGATAGCGAAGGTAAGAATTTCAACGGCGCCCCCAGCGGGCCGTGGCCCCCTGACAATGAGGGTGTACGATAGTTTCAACGGCGCGTACAGCAGGGAGCTTCTGTCTGTCGCGCTAAAAATCGACTTACATGTCCCACACGGGCGCTCAGGGACAACGCGAGGCCATACCCATGAAGGGCGATTCTCTCTCGCAAGAAGTCCGCGGCCCACGCGTGGACGCTTTGCATGCCAGCGACCTTGTCCAAGCCTGCCAGTCGACCTCTGCGTCCCTCACGCAGTAAGGGATCTTACACCGCGCCAGGAAACGGCCCGATACGGCAGGGGCGGTATGCAGCTAGTAAGATATTACTGTCGAGATCGGTGATCCACCGCTTACCTTTTGTTGACGCCGGACAATTGGCCTACGCGCGGGTTGACTGCGCGGCGATCCATTTGGCGGTGACCTGCTGGACAGCGGAGATGAAGAGGGCCGTGGTGATCCCGAACATCATCAGACCATTGGCAGCCTGAAGCGGCCCAAGCAGCCGCATCCGACCATCTAGCACGATGTCACCATAACCGAGCGAGGTGAAGGTCACGCCCGAAAAATACATCGCCGTTTCAAAGTCCTCAAATGCACCGAGCAGTTTGTAGAGCAAGGCCCAAAACGCAACCTGGACGATGTTGCCGATCATGAGCACCACCATCAGAATCGAGAATTGCAGGAAAATCCCGCGCAACGGCTTTGGGCCGAGCGGTTGCTTCGAGGCCTGGGCGAAGTAACGCGCGGCGAACACCGATGCCAGCACCTGAAGTGCGAGGCATGCCAACATCGCCAGCAGGCCGAGTGTAATAACCGCGATCATGGCGACGGATCGTCAGTCTGCGGCCCGCCCGGGCCATGCCGCAGCCACTCCATGAGCAGGACGTAGCCAACGGCGAGGAGAACAGGGCCTACAAACAGGCCGAGAAGGCCGTCTGCGACCATGCCGCCAATCACACCAATGAGAATGACCGGCATTGGAACTTCAAGTCCGCGTCCGAGCATCAATGGTTTGAGGAGGTTGTCGCTGAGCCCGGCAATGACGGTCCAGATCGAAAAGATGATCGCCGGCGTGGTCGCTTCGGTCGCAAGAACATAGGCTATGACAGGCAGTGTTACCAGCACTGCCGGCACCTGCACGATGGCAAACAATAGCACCACGAGCGTCAAAACACCGGCCGATGAAAGACCTATGGCAAAAAAGCCTGCCCCAATCAGCAGCGACTGGATGACCGCTACGCCCACGACGCCGACCGCCACACCGCGGATCGTAGCGGCGGTCATCTCAACCAGCCGCGGGCCTTGTGCCTTGCTGCCAGTGATACGTTTCAACAGGCGACTGGCGAATTCGGTAGCGCCGTCGCTATAGGCGATGAGCACGGCAGCGACTGCGAACGAAAGTACGAAAGACAATTGACCGGCGGCTAAACCGCCCGCGAACGACGCCAGCCATGCTGCAATCCCGCTTAGCTGCTGGCCGTACTTGGCAAGCGCCGCAGGCATGTTTGTTGCCACGAGTGACCATGTCTCTGTTAGCTTTTGGCCGACCAGTGGCAGGTCTGCGAGCCGCGGAGGCGGTGGCGGCACGGTCAGGCTGCCGTCTTGCAAGCCCGAGACGAACGCAAGAATGGACGATCCAAGCGACGTCACCACCATTACCAACGGCACCAGCATCAGCGCAACGCTGACCAACCCGATCAACATCGCTGACCAGCGATTGCCGACCCGGAGGACCAAGCGTTGGTGCAGCGGATAA
This window harbors:
- a CDS encoding potassium channel family protein; this encodes MIAVITLGLLAMLACLALQVLASVFAARYFAQASKQPLGPKPLRGIFLQFSILMVVLMIGNIVQVAFWALLYKLLGAFEDFETAMYFSGVTFTSLGYGDIVLDGRMRLLGPLQAANGLMMFGITTALFISAVQQVTAKWIAAQSTRA
- a CDS encoding AI-2E family transporter, which produces MDPNVTIPERPPSLLRMLDAVLQIALVALLIFACSRIILPFTGILLWSVILAVMLYPLHQRLVLRVGNRWSAMLIGLVSVALMLVPLVMVVTSLGSSILAFVSGLQDGSLTVPPPPPRLADLPLVGQKLTETWSLVATNMPAALAKYGQQLSGIAAWLASFAGGLAAGQLSFVLSFAVAAVLIAYSDGATEFASRLLKRITGSKAQGPRLVEMTAATIRGVAVGVVGVAVIQSLLIGAGFFAIGLSSAGVLTLVVLLFAIVQVPAVLVTLPVIAYVLATEATTPAIIFSIWTVIAGLSDNLLKPLMLGRGLEVPMPVILIGVIGGMVADGLLGLFVGPVLLAVGYVLLMEWLRHGPGGPQTDDPSP